Proteins encoded by one window of Phosphitispora fastidiosa:
- the aroF gene encoding 3-deoxy-7-phosphoheptulonate synthase — protein MIIVMHSGTQKNEVDEVLKRLKNLGFQIHLSEGVERIIIGAIGDKTRLNEVSLEAMPGVEKVVPILQPYKLVSREFRHHDSVVRVGELEFGGGQIQIMAGPCAVESKEQLMTTAEQVRKAGATVLRGGAFKPRTSPYAFQGLEEEGLKMLAEARERTGLKIVTEVVDPRTVELVSQYADILQIGARNMQNFFLLKEVSSANKPVVLKRGPSATIEEWLMAAEYIMAGGNYGVILCERGIRTFETYLRNTLDLSAVPVAKHLSHLPVIVDPSHALGKWRFVTPMARAAIAAGADGLLVEVHPDPASALCDGPQSLTPDNFSELMDEIKKVAEIMDRTI, from the coding sequence ATGATTATTGTTATGCACAGCGGCACTCAGAAAAATGAAGTGGATGAAGTCCTGAAAAGACTAAAAAATCTTGGTTTCCAGATACATCTTTCGGAAGGTGTGGAGCGGATCATTATCGGAGCAATTGGTGATAAGACAAGATTAAATGAAGTGTCCCTTGAGGCTATGCCCGGTGTGGAAAAAGTTGTACCTATTTTACAGCCATACAAGCTGGTCAGCCGCGAATTCAGGCATCATGATTCTGTAGTCAGGGTTGGGGAGCTTGAGTTCGGGGGAGGACAGATTCAAATCATGGCCGGACCCTGTGCGGTGGAAAGCAAGGAACAGCTGATGACGACTGCAGAACAGGTACGTAAGGCAGGGGCAACAGTGCTGCGGGGAGGTGCCTTTAAGCCGCGGACATCCCCTTATGCCTTTCAGGGTCTGGAGGAAGAAGGTCTGAAGATGCTGGCTGAAGCCAGGGAAAGAACAGGCCTGAAAATTGTGACTGAGGTGGTAGACCCCAGAACAGTTGAACTGGTATCCCAGTATGCGGATATACTACAGATTGGGGCCAGAAATATGCAGAACTTTTTTTTGCTTAAAGAAGTATCCTCTGCCAACAAACCGGTAGTTTTGAAGCGCGGCCCGTCAGCTACAATTGAGGAGTGGCTGATGGCTGCAGAGTATATTATGGCAGGCGGTAACTATGGGGTTATTCTCTGTGAAAGGGGCATCAGGACCTTTGAGACTTACCTCAGAAATACCCTGGACCTCAGCGCAGTGCCGGTAGCCAAGCACCTGTCACACCTGCCGGTAATCGTTGACCCCAGTCATGCCCTGGGTAAGTGGAGATTTGTCACCCCAATGGCCAGGGCAGCCATTGCTGCCGGTGCCGACGGACTCCTGGTAGAAGTTCACCCAGACCCGGCCAGCGCTCTTTGTGACGGCCCGCAGTCACTGACACCGGACAATTTTAGTGAACTGATGGATGAAATTAAAAAAGTAGCAGA
- the aroF gene encoding 3-deoxy-7-phosphoheptulonate synthase codes for MRYKLASRTEKTDDTIITVGDSSVGGKQLAIIAGPCAVEDRDLFIKAAVQLKNYGVQMLRGGAFKPRTSPYAFQGLAEEGLKILAEARRTTGLPVVTEVMDTRDVELVAGYADVIQIGSRNMQNFVLLKEVGRGSTPVLLKRGLAATIEEWLMAAEYVMAEGNKNVILCERGIRTFETHTRNTLDISAIPAAHHLSHLPVIVDPSHAAGKWGMVAPLAKAAVAAGADGLIIEVHPCPAEALSDGGQSLNMANFSELMSQLVPVAEAVGRKCNYEGKKLVRQNII; via the coding sequence ATGAGATATAAACTGGCCAGCAGAACAGAAAAAACTGATGACACTATTATTACTGTAGGTGACAGCAGTGTTGGCGGAAAACAGCTTGCAATCATTGCCGGACCGTGTGCCGTTGAGGACCGTGACTTGTTTATAAAAGCTGCAGTTCAGCTCAAAAATTATGGGGTCCAGATGCTCCGGGGAGGCGCCTTTAAACCACGGACATCACCCTATGCCTTTCAGGGGCTTGCCGAGGAAGGCCTGAAAATACTTGCCGAAGCCAGACGCACGACCGGTCTTCCCGTGGTTACCGAGGTTATGGATACCAGGGATGTCGAACTTGTTGCCGGCTATGCAGATGTTATTCAAATAGGCAGCAGGAATATGCAGAACTTTGTCCTGCTAAAAGAGGTGGGAAGGGGCAGCACGCCTGTTCTGCTGAAGAGAGGCCTGGCGGCAACTATTGAGGAATGGCTGATGGCTGCTGAATACGTCATGGCCGAAGGAAATAAAAATGTAATTCTATGTGAACGTGGTATCAGAACCTTCGAAACACATACCAGGAACACTCTGGATATCAGTGCGATACCGGCGGCACATCATCTTTCACATCTCCCGGTGATTGTTGATCCCAGCCATGCCGCGGGGAAATGGGGTATGGTTGCTCCTCTGGCTAAGGCTGCTGTGGCGGCAGGCGCTGATGGGCTGATTATTGAAGTTCATCCCTGTCCTGCTGAAGCCCTGTCTGATGGCGGGCAGTCCCTTAATATGGCTAATTTTTCTGAGCTTATGAGTCAATTGGTTCCGGTCGCAGAAGCAGTTGGGCGAAAGTGTAATTATGAGGGAAAAAAACTTGTCAGGCAAAATATAATATGA
- the trpA gene encoding tryptophan synthase subunit alpha yields the protein MNRISRKFAQLRGENRKALVTFITAGDPDLQTTVELVLTLEKAGADIIELGVPYSDPLADGPVIQQASQRALQSGTCLKKIFEAVAQLRQQTDIPIILMTYYNPLLRHGLEKVAADAAVSGVDGFIVPDLPMEESGDLKQELTLRSISLIPLVAPTSGPERIKQITTGGSGFIYCVSLTGVTGVRKGLPENLKEFTGIVRSASPVPVAVGFGISTPQQVAAVSQYCDAVIVGSALVKTIGEKAGMPEFYDAIFRLVKTLKEPLLLEAENSTGLREVK from the coding sequence ATGAATCGGATATCTCGAAAATTTGCGCAGCTCCGGGGTGAAAACAGGAAAGCCCTGGTTACCTTCATAACCGCAGGGGATCCTGACCTGCAAACCACTGTGGAACTTGTCCTTACCCTGGAAAAGGCAGGCGCTGACATCATTGAACTTGGGGTTCCTTATTCAGACCCGCTGGCCGACGGACCGGTGATTCAACAGGCCTCACAGCGGGCTTTGCAGTCAGGAACCTGTCTCAAAAAAATATTTGAGGCTGTGGCCCAACTGCGGCAGCAAACCGATATTCCCATTATCCTGATGACATATTATAATCCCCTTTTGCGCCACGGCCTGGAAAAGGTGGCTGCAGATGCTGCTGTTTCAGGTGTTGACGGGTTTATAGTACCTGACCTGCCCATGGAGGAGTCCGGTGACTTGAAACAGGAATTAACTCTGCGGAGCATTTCCCTGATTCCTCTGGTGGCCCCAACCAGCGGCCCGGAAAGAATAAAACAGATTACCACCGGCGGTTCCGGGTTTATTTACTGTGTGTCACTTACCGGCGTTACCGGGGTAAGAAAAGGACTCCCCGAGAACCTGAAAGAATTTACCGGGATTGTAAGGAGCGCCAGCCCGGTTCCTGTTGCCGTGGGATTTGGTATTTCAACACCGCAACAGGTGGCCGCAGTATCCCAATACTGTGATGCCGTAATAGTTGGCAGCGCTTTGGTCAAAACTATCGGTGAAAAGGCCGGTATGCCCGAATTTTACGATGCCATTTTCAGGCTTGTCAAAACCCTGAAAGAACCGTTATTATTAGAAGCAGAGAACAGTACCGGTCTCCGGGAGGTAAAATAG
- the trpB gene encoding tryptophan synthase subunit beta produces MYRLPDNRGHYGDFGGKYVPETLMPALEELEKAYQEALNDTSFREEIRYYLNEYVGRPSPLYFAERLTAYCGGAKIYLKREDLNHTGAHKINNTIGQVLLARRMGKKRVIAETGAGQHGVATATAAAMFGLECVVFMGEEDIRRQELNVFRMKLLGAEVRPVASGSRTLKDAMNEAIRDWVTNVRNTFYVLGSVGGPHPYPMMVRNFQKIIGEETREQVLHKEGRLPDCIMACVGGGSNAIGIFYPFLEDRDVQLVGVEAAGHGLDTPYHAATLTKGSHGVLHGAYSYILQDEDGQILEAHSVSAGLDYPGVGPEHSYLKETGRVRYTSVTDSEALEAFGVLCRTEGIIPALESSHALAYGLRAIPEMQPDDIVIINLSGRGDKDVHTVSGIPEVK; encoded by the coding sequence ATGTATAGATTACCTGATAACAGAGGACATTACGGCGATTTTGGCGGGAAATATGTCCCGGAAACCCTGATGCCGGCTCTCGAAGAACTGGAAAAGGCATATCAGGAAGCGCTTAATGATACTTCCTTTAGGGAGGAAATCAGATATTATCTCAATGAGTATGTGGGCCGGCCTTCACCGCTGTATTTTGCCGAAAGACTGACTGCATACTGCGGGGGCGCCAAAATATATCTGAAGCGGGAAGATCTGAACCACACCGGCGCTCATAAGATCAACAATACCATCGGACAGGTACTTCTGGCCAGGAGAATGGGCAAGAAAAGGGTTATTGCCGAGACCGGTGCAGGGCAGCACGGAGTCGCTACGGCGACCGCTGCTGCAATGTTCGGACTCGAGTGCGTGGTTTTTATGGGTGAGGAGGATATCCGCAGACAGGAACTGAATGTTTTCCGGATGAAGCTCCTGGGAGCAGAGGTCAGGCCTGTTGCTTCAGGAAGCCGCACACTCAAGGATGCCATGAATGAGGCTATTCGTGACTGGGTCACTAATGTCAGGAACACTTTTTATGTCCTGGGTTCTGTTGGCGGACCCCACCCTTATCCGATGATGGTGCGTAATTTCCAGAAGATAATCGGTGAGGAGACACGGGAACAGGTGCTCCATAAGGAGGGCCGCCTTCCTGACTGTATCATGGCCTGTGTGGGCGGGGGGAGTAATGCCATCGGGATATTCTACCCCTTTCTGGAGGACCGGGATGTGCAGCTGGTTGGAGTGGAAGCGGCCGGCCACGGTCTGGACACTCCTTACCATGCAGCTACCCTTACCAAGGGGTCCCATGGTGTCCTCCACGGCGCTTACAGCTATATCCTTCAGGATGAGGACGGGCAGATCCTGGAAGCCCACTCAGTTTCCGCAGGGCTGGATTACCCCGGGGTAGGCCCGGAACACAGCTATCTTAAGGAAACAGGCCGGGTCCGGTATACCAGTGTTACCGACAGCGAGGCCCTGGAGGCCTTTGGGGTGCTGTGCCGCACTGAGGGCATCATCCCGGCCCTGGAGAGTTCACATGCCCTGGCCTATGGTCTCAGGGCAATCCCGGAAATGCAGCCAGATGACATTGTGATTATCAATTTGTCAGGCCGCGGCGACAAGGATGTGCATACGGTTTCCGGAATTCCGGAGGTGAAATAA
- a CDS encoding phosphoribosylanthranilate isomerase has product MIIKICGLSDVTSAVFAAEQGADLLGFVFAESTRRVTPEQARGIIDEIPSAVSKVGVFVNEDHSLINEITEFCGLDMVQLHGRETPEQCREISVPVIKGIRIKDDNSLEDMACFQDCVEMFVLDTYVPGAAGGTGKVFDWNTALRGAAYGRILLAGGLTPENVCRAIGAAKPFGVDVSSGVESCGKKDLHKIEAFIASVRGLKNV; this is encoded by the coding sequence ATGATTATAAAAATATGTGGTTTGAGTGATGTCACAAGCGCCGTCTTTGCAGCAGAACAGGGCGCTGACCTGCTGGGATTTGTTTTTGCGGAAAGTACCAGAAGGGTCACTCCGGAACAGGCCAGGGGGATTATCGACGAAATCCCTTCAGCTGTAAGTAAAGTCGGAGTTTTTGTTAATGAAGACCACTCACTGATAAATGAGATTACAGAATTTTGCGGGCTGGACATGGTTCAGCTTCACGGCCGGGAAACACCTGAACAATGCCGGGAGATATCTGTCCCGGTAATTAAGGGCATTAGGATTAAAGATGACAATTCCCTGGAGGATATGGCCTGTTTCCAAGATTGTGTGGAAATGTTCGTCCTGGATACTTATGTTCCCGGGGCAGCGGGCGGCACAGGGAAGGTTTTTGACTGGAATACGGCCCTGCGCGGGGCAGCTTATGGCAGAATTCTGCTGGCAGGAGGCCTGACCCCGGAAAATGTCTGCAGGGCTATCGGGGCGGCAAAGCCATTTGGAGTAGATGTCAGCAGTGGAGTGGAAAGCTGCGGGAAAAAGGATTTGCATAAAATAGAGGCATTTATAGCGAGCGTTAGGGGGCTGAAAAATGTATAG